From the genome of Parazoarcus communis, one region includes:
- the argB gene encoding acetylglutamate kinase has protein sequence MSAASITASTPPALKAEILAEALPYIKRFFDKTIVIKYGGNAMTDPKLKDCFARDVVLLKLVGLNPVVVHGGGPQIENLLARVGKKGEFIQGMRVTDAETMEVVEMVLGGQVNKEIVNLINKHGGKAVGLTGKDASFIRAKKLMMQKLDAPLGDLVDVGQVGEITSIDPSLISFLDKGDFIPVIAPIGVGEEGETYNINADVVAGKLAEILKAEKLMLLTNTPGVLDKAGNLLTGLTPRQIDDLVADGTLSGGMLPKIGSALDAARNGVKSVHIIDGRVEHCLLLEILTDHGVGTMIKSK, from the coding sequence ATGTCCGCTGCCAGCATCACCGCATCCACCCCTCCCGCCCTCAAGGCCGAGATCCTTGCCGAAGCGCTGCCTTACATCAAGCGCTTCTTCGACAAGACGATCGTCATCAAATACGGCGGCAACGCCATGACCGACCCCAAGCTGAAGGACTGCTTCGCGCGCGATGTCGTCCTGCTCAAGCTCGTCGGCCTGAACCCGGTCGTGGTGCACGGCGGCGGCCCGCAGATCGAGAACCTGCTGGCCCGCGTCGGCAAGAAAGGCGAGTTCATCCAGGGCATGCGCGTCACCGATGCCGAAACCATGGAAGTGGTCGAGATGGTGCTCGGCGGTCAGGTCAACAAGGAAATCGTCAACCTGATCAACAAGCACGGCGGCAAGGCCGTCGGCCTCACGGGCAAGGACGCCAGCTTCATCCGCGCCAAGAAGCTGATGATGCAAAAGCTCGACGCCCCGCTCGGCGACCTCGTTGACGTCGGTCAGGTCGGCGAGATCACCAGCATCGACCCCAGCCTGATCTCCTTCCTCGACAAGGGCGACTTCATCCCGGTGATCGCCCCCATCGGCGTCGGCGAAGAAGGCGAGACCTACAACATCAATGCCGACGTCGTCGCCGGCAAGCTCGCCGAGATCCTGAAGGCCGAGAAGCTGATGCTGCTCACCAACACCCCGGGCGTCCTCGACAAGGCCGGCAACCTGCTTACCGGCCTCACCCCGCGCCAGATCGACGACCTCGTCGCCGACGGCACCCTGTCAGGCGGCATGCTGCCCAAGATCGGATCTGCGCTGGACGCAGCACGCAATGGCGTGAAGTCGGTGCACATCATCGACGGCCGGGTGGAACACTGCCTGCTGCTGGAAATCCTCACCGATCACGGGGTGGGGACGATGATCAAGAGCAAGTAA
- a CDS encoding Hsp20/alpha crystallin family protein gives MSNLSRRDPLDDLFRGFFVRPVDFGNVANTEAPQMRVDVKENTEGYEVHAELPGMKKEDIHVHIDGPVVSISAERKQEKEVKDGERVLRTERYFGKVSRSFQLGQDVDEAKAVAKFNDGVLELTLPKKLAAQAKRLTID, from the coding sequence ATGAGCAACCTTTCCCGCCGTGACCCCCTCGACGATCTTTTCCGCGGCTTCTTCGTCCGCCCGGTGGATTTCGGCAATGTCGCCAACACCGAAGCGCCGCAGATGCGCGTCGACGTCAAGGAGAACACCGAAGGCTACGAGGTCCACGCCGAACTCCCGGGCATGAAGAAGGAAGACATCCACGTCCATATCGATGGCCCGGTGGTGTCAATCAGCGCCGAGCGCAAGCAGGAAAAAGAGGTCAAGGATGGCGAGCGCGTCCTTCGCACCGAACGTTACTTCGGCAAGGTCTCGCGCAGCTTCCAGCTCGGCCAGGATGTCGATGAAGCCAAGGCCGTGGCCAAGTTCAACGATGGCGTGCTGGAACTCACGCTGCCGAAGAAGCTTGCCGCGCAAGCCAAGCGCCTGACAATCGACTGA
- a CDS encoding barstar family protein, protein MSTSTAPRPLTALLADLSRAGVRPLPPGSAERLAAAASQIGFSCARIDLGDCEDKAALLARIATALAFPRWFGHNWDALADCLGDLGWHPAKGHVLLLEHAGSFRERHTEDFETLLAILRESAALWAGEQLAFWAFVDLSGPDAG, encoded by the coding sequence ATGAGCACATCCACCGCCCCCCGGCCACTGACCGCACTCCTCGCAGACCTCTCCCGCGCAGGCGTACGCCCCCTGCCGCCGGGCAGCGCCGAGCGCCTGGCCGCCGCCGCATCGCAGATCGGTTTCAGTTGCGCACGCATCGACCTGGGTGACTGCGAGGACAAGGCCGCACTGCTGGCCCGCATCGCCACTGCACTCGCGTTTCCGCGCTGGTTCGGTCACAACTGGGACGCCCTTGCCGACTGCCTCGGCGACCTCGGCTGGCATCCAGCCAAGGGCCATGTCCTGTTACTGGAACACGCCGGCAGCTTTCGCGAGCGCCACACCGAAGACTTCGAAACCCTGCTTGCCATCCTGCGCGAAAGCGCCGCCCTTTGGGCTGGCGAGCAGCTTGCCTTCTGGGCCTTCGTCGACCTCTCAGGCCCCGACGCCGGCTGA